A stretch of Usitatibacter palustris DNA encodes these proteins:
- the cyoE gene encoding heme o synthase produces the protein MRLFLDLFKLRIGFAIALTALAGSMVAPGTAGAWPVAIVTLAVLFASAAAGAFNQYVEADLDRRMARTRGRAFATGRLQRGPTWLAIIIAMAAGATAAAATVSFEAALYTFLGAFTYAIVYTVWLKRATWANIVVGGLAGSFAVLAGAASISPEAAHAPLPLAFAFILFLWTPPHFWSLAIVHREDYAAAGIPMLPVVAGEARAARAVFAGAVALALSALLPLALGMGAIYAVGAIAGGVLFVRAAWRLAREPSKATARASFRASLVQLSLLLAAAIADRLA, from the coding sequence ATGCGCCTTTTCCTCGACCTCTTCAAGCTGCGCATCGGCTTCGCGATCGCCCTGACCGCGCTCGCGGGCTCGATGGTGGCCCCGGGCACGGCCGGTGCGTGGCCGGTCGCGATCGTGACGCTCGCGGTGCTCTTCGCCTCGGCCGCCGCCGGCGCCTTCAACCAGTACGTGGAAGCCGACCTCGACCGGCGCATGGCGCGCACGCGCGGCCGCGCTTTCGCCACCGGGCGCCTGCAACGCGGCCCCACCTGGCTCGCGATCATCATCGCGATGGCCGCGGGCGCGACCGCGGCCGCCGCCACCGTGAGCTTCGAGGCAGCGCTCTACACCTTCCTGGGCGCGTTCACCTACGCCATCGTGTACACGGTGTGGCTCAAGCGCGCGACGTGGGCCAACATCGTGGTGGGCGGGCTCGCCGGAAGCTTCGCGGTGCTCGCGGGCGCGGCCTCGATCTCGCCGGAGGCGGCGCACGCACCGCTGCCGCTCGCCTTCGCGTTCATCCTCTTCCTCTGGACGCCGCCGCATTTCTGGAGCCTCGCGATCGTGCATCGCGAGGACTACGCCGCGGCCGGCATCCCGATGCTGCCCGTGGTGGCGGGCGAGGCGCGCGCCGCGCGCGCCGTCTTCGCCGGCGCCGTCGCGCTCGCCCTCTCCGCATTGCTTCCCCTCGCGCTCGGCATGGGTGCGATCTACGCCGTCGGTGCGATCGCCGGTGGCGTCCTGTTCGTGCGTGCCGCGTGGCGGCTCGCGCGCGAGCCCTCGAAAGCCACCGCGCGCGCGAGCTTCCGCGCCTCCCTGGTCCAGCTGTCGCTCCTGCTCGCCGCCGCGATCGCCGACCGCCTCGCCTGA
- a CDS encoding cbb3-type cytochrome c oxidase subunit I, whose product MAVNRNFRTCPSTGLVYHEPAEKLMKWNAVAGVVFLLLGGVLALLVTLTRWPAVHLLPADWFYLVLTAHGIDMLIFWIIFFEIAVLYFAASTLLKCRLATPRIAWAAFWMMIVGAVMNNVAVFKGDSSVMFTSYVPMGAHWAFYLGLIIFAVGALLACFVFLGTLAVGKAEKTYNGSIPLVTFGATTACIIAIFTIASGAIILIPTFLWSVGLVDHIDSLMYKTVWWAFGHSSQQINVSAHVSVWYAIAAIVFGAKPLSERVSRGAFLLYIFFLQLASAHHLLTDPGLTSNWKIFNTSYAMYLAVLASMVHGLTVPGAIEVAQREKGYTRGLFEWLRKAPWGNPIFSGMFISLIGFGFLGGISGVMMGTEQLNLLIHNTIYVPGHFHATVVIGTTLAFMSLTYFLIPTLFRRELMFPKMAAWQPYLFGLGMSVFALFMMGAGTLGVPRRHWDITFAGNALAHEFPGAAFLMMGLTGIAGVAAVVGGGMYIAIAVGSIFFGKRLDVPAARRVAVRDGMAPPPEPAPAIPTGHGTPAAWGLIAPGTFALAMVFLVSFVLYYFVNWKYLSTVWPLS is encoded by the coding sequence ATGGCCGTGAACCGCAACTTCCGAACCTGCCCGTCCACGGGCCTCGTCTACCACGAGCCCGCCGAGAAACTGATGAAGTGGAACGCCGTGGCGGGCGTGGTGTTCCTGCTGCTTGGCGGCGTGCTCGCACTCCTGGTCACGCTCACGCGCTGGCCCGCGGTGCACCTGCTGCCCGCCGACTGGTTCTACCTCGTGCTCACCGCGCACGGGATCGACATGCTGATCTTCTGGATCATCTTCTTCGAGATCGCGGTGCTCTACTTCGCGGCCTCCACGCTGCTCAAGTGCCGGCTCGCGACACCGCGCATCGCCTGGGCCGCGTTCTGGATGATGATCGTGGGCGCGGTGATGAACAACGTCGCCGTCTTCAAGGGCGATTCGAGCGTGATGTTCACGTCCTACGTGCCGATGGGCGCGCACTGGGCGTTCTACCTGGGGCTCATCATCTTCGCGGTCGGGGCCCTGCTCGCCTGCTTCGTCTTCCTCGGCACGCTCGCCGTAGGCAAGGCCGAGAAGACCTACAACGGTTCGATCCCGCTGGTGACCTTCGGCGCGACGACCGCATGCATCATCGCGATCTTCACCATCGCCTCGGGCGCGATCATCCTCATCCCGACCTTCCTCTGGTCGGTGGGCCTGGTCGACCACATCGATTCGCTCATGTACAAGACGGTGTGGTGGGCGTTCGGCCACTCCTCGCAGCAGATCAACGTCTCCGCCCACGTCTCGGTGTGGTATGCCATCGCGGCGATCGTGTTCGGCGCGAAGCCCCTTTCCGAGCGCGTCTCGCGCGGCGCGTTCCTCCTCTACATCTTCTTCCTCCAGCTCGCGAGCGCGCACCACCTGCTCACCGACCCGGGCCTCACCTCCAACTGGAAGATCTTCAACACCAGCTATGCGATGTACCTCGCGGTGCTCGCCTCGATGGTCCATGGCCTCACCGTGCCCGGCGCGATCGAGGTCGCGCAGCGCGAGAAGGGCTACACCCGCGGGCTGTTCGAATGGCTGCGCAAGGCCCCGTGGGGCAACCCGATCTTCTCGGGCATGTTCATCTCGCTCATCGGCTTCGGGTTCCTCGGGGGCATCTCGGGCGTGATGATGGGCACCGAGCAGTTGAACCTGCTCATCCACAACACGATCTACGTGCCCGGGCACTTCCACGCGACGGTCGTGATCGGCACCACGCTCGCGTTCATGTCGCTCACCTACTTCCTCATCCCCACGCTCTTCAGGCGCGAGCTCATGTTCCCGAAGATGGCCGCGTGGCAGCCGTATCTCTTCGGCCTGGGCATGAGCGTCTTCGCGCTCTTCATGATGGGCGCGGGTACGCTCGGCGTTCCCCGCCGGCACTGGGACATCACGTTCGCGGGCAACGCGCTCGCGCACGAGTTCCCGGGCGCGGCGTTCCTGATGATGGGACTGACCGGGATAGCCGGCGTCGCGGCGGTCGTGGGCGGAGGGATGTACATCGCCATCGCCGTGGGCTCGATCTTCTTCGGCAAGCGCCTGGACGTTCCCGCCGCCCGGCGCGTGGCGGTGCGCGACGGCATGGCGCCGCCGCCCGAACCCGCACCCGCGATTCCCACGGGCCACGGCACGCCCGCCGCCTGGGGCCTGATCGCGCCGGGCACGTTCGCGCTCGCGATGGTGTTCCTCGTGTCCTTCGTCCTCTACTACTTCGTGAACTGGAAGTACCTGTCCACGGTGTGGCCGCTCAGTTGA